A portion of the Corynebacterium ammoniagenes DSM 20306 genome contains these proteins:
- the tgt gene encoding tRNA guanosine(34) transglycosylase Tgt, translated as MSHEHSDDLSFDVTTRLGDGSPGKHGRTGVIHTPHGDIQTPAFIPVATKATVKTLTPEQIKSTGAQAILSNAYHLYLQPGHDIVDEAGGVAAFENWDGPTYTDSGGFQVMSLGVGFKKVLAMDVAKLTEGDIRAAKKERLAHVDEDGVDFRSFIDGSKHRFTPEFSMQIQHGLGADIMFAFDELTTLVDTRLYQEASVDRTHRWAKRCLEEHERLTNERTHRPKQSLWGVVQGAQYEDLRRQATRGLVQLSDEAEAEGKRGFGGFGIGGALEKENLGTIVGWCSDELPENKPRHLLGISEPDDMFTAIEAGADTFDCVAPTRLGRRGGVYTLDGRMNLMGAKFKRDFSGVDEEFGGYVSENYSRAYIHHLLKAKEFLAGTLCTIHNLQFMISLVDNIRKSIDGGYYEAYRDEFMGRYYANKK; from the coding sequence ATGAGCCACGAGCACTCTGATGATTTGTCCTTTGACGTGACAACCCGCCTGGGCGATGGCAGCCCCGGCAAGCATGGCCGCACCGGAGTTATCCATACTCCACACGGCGATATTCAAACCCCAGCCTTTATTCCGGTTGCCACCAAGGCAACCGTGAAGACACTGACCCCGGAGCAGATTAAAAGCACCGGCGCGCAGGCGATTTTGTCCAACGCCTACCACCTGTACCTGCAGCCCGGCCACGACATTGTCGATGAAGCCGGCGGCGTTGCAGCCTTTGAAAATTGGGATGGGCCTACTTATACCGACTCCGGTGGGTTCCAGGTGATGAGCCTGGGCGTGGGCTTTAAAAAGGTCCTCGCCATGGATGTGGCTAAGTTGACCGAGGGCGATATCCGCGCCGCCAAGAAAGAACGTCTGGCGCATGTCGATGAAGATGGCGTGGATTTCCGCTCTTTCATCGATGGTTCCAAGCATCGTTTTACCCCGGAGTTTTCCATGCAGATTCAGCATGGGCTCGGCGCAGACATCATGTTTGCTTTCGATGAATTGACCACGTTGGTTGATACCCGCCTGTACCAAGAAGCTTCTGTCGACCGCACGCACCGCTGGGCAAAGCGCTGCTTGGAAGAACATGAGCGTTTGACTAATGAACGCACCCATCGCCCGAAGCAATCGTTGTGGGGTGTGGTCCAGGGCGCGCAGTATGAAGATTTGCGCCGTCAGGCAACCCGCGGCCTCGTGCAGCTTTCCGATGAAGCAGAGGCCGAAGGAAAGCGCGGTTTCGGCGGCTTCGGCATCGGTGGTGCGCTGGAGAAAGAAAACCTGGGCACGATTGTGGGCTGGTGCAGCGATGAGCTGCCGGAAAACAAGCCACGCCACCTCCTAGGCATCTCCGAGCCCGATGACATGTTTACCGCGATTGAAGCCGGTGCCGATACCTTTGACTGCGTGGCTCCCACCCGTTTGGGACGCCGCGGTGGTGTGTACACCCTCGATGGCCGCATGAACCTGATGGGCGCGAAATTCAAGCGTGATTTCTCCGGCGTGGATGAAGAATTCGGCGGCTACGTTTCAGAGAATTACTCGCGTGCGTATATCCACCACCTGCTCAAGGCCAAAGAATTCCTCGCGGGTACTTTGTGCACGATCCACAACCTGCAGTTCATGATCAGCCTGGTTGATAACATCCGTAAATCCATCGACGGTGGCTACTACGAGGCCTACCGCGATGAATTTATGGGCCGTTACTACGCCAATAAAAAGTAG